The Streptococcus respiraculi sequence CTAAATACAATAGTACTTTCATGCCCTTATTATACCATAAAATCTATTTTTTCCATGCTCCTAAACTGTAGAGAGAGGATAGAAAAAGAAGCCAAGGTTCGCTTAGCTTCTCACTTCTGTATCTTATTTTGTTGATTTACGTTCTTTAATACCATGATTCAAGATGACTTCACGCGTATCCAATTCTTCCTTGTGCATGATTTTTGTCAACATTCGCATGGCAATCGCACCGATGTCGTACAAAGGCTGGCTGATAGAAGTCAAGTTTGGATTAGTAAATTTAGTGACTAGTGAGTCATCACTCGTGATAATCTCAAAGTCTTCTGGAACCTTAATCCCCTTATCGACAATCCCGTTTAACAAACCTGCCGCAATTTCATCTTCTGCGACATAAGCTGCTGTCGCTCCCGCATTCAAGATACGGTCCGCAAGTGCATAGCCTTCTTCGTACTTATATTTCGATTCAAAGACGAGTCCCTCGTTAAAGGTCAAGCCATTTTCTTTCAAGCCTTCTTTGTAGCCCGCAAAACGAACTTTACCATTGATGTCATCTACTAAGGGACCAGATACAAAGGCAATCTTTTCATTGTTTTTAGCTAACAAATCTACCGCATCCTTGCTCGCTTTTGCATAATCGATGTTAACACTTGGCAATTGATGTTCCAAATCAACCGTTCCTGCAAGTACAATCGGTGTCCGAGAACGAGAAAATTCTGCACGGATTTTATCTGTCAAATGGTAACCCATGAAAATAATACCGTCCACCTGTTTTGAAAACAAGGTATTAACCACATTGATTTCTTTTTCATCACTTTCATCGCTGTTTGCAAGAACAATATTGTACTTGTACATGTCTGCAATATCATCAATTCCTTTTGCCAAGGTCGCAAAATAGGCATTGGCAATATTTGGAATCACAACGCCGACTGTTGTTGTCTTCTTACTTGCGAGACCACGCGCCACCGCATTTGGTCGATAGTCCAAACGGTCAATCACTTCTAATACTTTTTTACGCGTGTTTTCCTTTACATTCTTATTACCATTCACCACTCGGCTAACGGTTGCCATTGAAACACCCGCTTCACGAGCAACGTCATAAATGGTGACTGTATCATCAGTATTCAACATAATCGTCAGTTCCTTTCGCTTTCTTTTTTATGAAAATTACGCTTTCACCCTCTTTATAGTGTATCATTTTTTGAAATCCCTTTCAAGAGATAGACCGCATTTTTTTGAAAAATTTTGAGAAATAAGGGAAAATGATTGCAAATTAGAAAAAATCAACACTCTCTTTGCTGGGCTTATATTCTGAGAGATTTTCCTAACCTCTATTTCTTTTTCTATTTCTTCACTTTTTCACAATAAATTCTTGATTTTTTCTCCCTTTTTTGACACAATGAAACAAATAGAAAGAAGGTACTCGTATGACCAAAATCTCTGATATTCTGACGCATTTACAAACATCTGACTTGGACATGGCTGTCTTTTCTGACCCTGTTTCCATTTCCTATCTCACAGGATTTTACAGCGACCCGCACGAACGCCAGATGTTCCTCTTTATCAGTCAAGATAGTACACCACTCCTCTTTGTCCCAGCACTTGATGCTGAACGTGCACGACAAACAGTCGACTTTGCAGTCATCGGCTATGTCGATTCAGAAAGCCCTTGGGAGAAAATCAAGGCTGCTCTTCCCGCCCAAAACCACAAACGCATTGGACTTGAGTTTGACAACCTCATCCTCACCAAGTACCACGGTTTGAAAACAGTATTTGAAAATGCTGAATTTGACAATCTCACACCTATCGTCAACCGGATGCGCTTGATTAAGTCCGCCGATGAAATTCAAAAAATGATGATTGCAGGAAAATGGGCAGACAAGGCTGTACAAATCGGATTTGATGCTATCTCGCTTGAAAAAACCGAAACTGACATCATCGCAGAGATTGAATTTGCTATGAAACGTGAAGGACTTGAAATGAGCTTTGAAACCATGGTATTGACAGGCAACAATGCGGCCAATCCCCACGGTATTCCTGGTCCTCATAAAATCGAAAAAGATGCTCTTCTCCTCTTTGACCTCGGGGTAATGGCAAATGGCTATGCCAGCGATATGACGAGAACTGTTGCGGTTGGGCAGCCTGACCAATTCAAAAAAGACATCTACTCCCTCACCCTTGATGCGCAACAAGCAGCGCTTGAGATGATTAAACCTGGTGTGACAGCTCATGAAGTTGACCGTGCAGCTCGTAAAGTGATTGAAAAAGCTGGCTACGGTGAGTATTTCAACCACCGCTTAGGACACGGCATTGGTATGGATGTTCACGAATTCCCATCCATCATGGAAGGTAATGACCTCGTGCTTGAAGAAGGTATGTGCTTCTCTGTTGAGCCAGGTATCTATATCCCAGGAAAAGTTGGCGTCCGCATTGAGGACTGTGGTGTCGTGACCGGAAACGGATTTGAAGTCTTTACAAGCACCAGCAAGGATTTGTTGTATTTTGAATAAACCTGTATTTGACACACTGGACTGTTCTAGACTTGGATCCGAGTTTTATATCACACGGGTCACCTTAGAGCAACTGAACGAAGTCTTCGCACTTTATCAGACCAATCCACTTTATTTTCAACATTGTCCACCAAAGCCTAGTCGAGAAAGTGTAAAAGATGATCTGACCAACTATCCCACCTCTAGTAGCCCAGATAAGAAATATTATCTTGGTTGCTGGAAGAAAAATGAGTTGGTTGCCGTAATCGATGTGGTGCTGGATTATCCAACAGACAAGATTGCCTGGATTGGCCTCTTTATGGTCCATGGTCAGCACCAGCAAAAAGAATTTGGCTCGAAACTGTTTCACCTCTTGGAGGATTTCCTCGCAAAAGCTCATTATCCTGAATTACAGCTCGCCTACGTCAAAACCTATCCAGAAGCCGCACATTTCTGGACTAAAATCGGCTTTCAGCCAACAGGCAATGAAATCCAGCAGGGACCACTTTGCTTAGTGATGGCTAGGAAAAGGATATAAAACAAAACTCCGAACGAGAACCATCTCATTCGGAGTTTTTTTCACCTTGTGGGATTCTCTCGCTCAAACCAAATAACGTTTTTCCCTCGTGAGTACCCATTTAAATCTCCAAAAAGGCGAGCAATTCTTCTGCAAATGCATCTGCATTCTGGAAAATGGAACCATGACCTGCATTGGGATAGATAATCAGTTTACTGCCCTTGATTTTCTCATGCATATCATAAGAATTTTCAGTTGGAACCTGCATATCCTTGTCGCCGTTGACAATCAAAGTCGATTGCGTGATATGATGCAAGTCATCCTCACGAGCTTTCCCCCAGCGCTTAATGGCCTTCAACTGGGTTAAGAAGCCTGGCACGTTCATCTCCTTATCTGCATGTTCTGCACTTCTCATGTCCATGCGTCCCAAGACTTTCTCGGCTTCGATTTTCCCCTGTTCATCATGATTATAGAAGATATAACGTTTCGGATCCACACGCTCAAAAGCAGCTCTTAGCATGTAGCGGAAGGTTTTTCCTGTCACCTTGTCCATTTCTTTCCCACCACGAGGACCTGTTCCTGCTAAAATCAGGCGCTGAACCATGTCAGGATTAAGGCGTACCATTTCCTGAGCAATCATGCCACCCATAGAAAGTCCAAGCAGATTGATTCGCTCATAGCCCAATACTTTAATGATACGGACTGCTTGCTCTGCCATACCAGGAATGGTCGCTGCAACCTTTCCTTGACTAGCTCCTACACCGGGCAAATCCAAGACAATCAAGTGTTGCTTTTCCGCAATCAAATCGAGAAATTTAGGATCCCAGTTGTCTAATGTTGCTGCTAAGTGCACCAACATGACGAGAGGCAAGTTTGATTTTCCTTTCCCAAGTTCTCGATAAGCAATCTTCTCACCAGCAACTTCTATATAGCGATTTTTCGTTGTGATATACGACATATTTTCTCCTTAATACTTCTTAGAGCCTGTAGTCACAGCTCAGCAACTCTATTCTGGACTTATGAATAAAGGTTCTTAAAACTGAGGACCGTTTTTCCACGTGAACGACCGTTTGCGATCTTATCAAGAGCAGCATTAACTTCTTCAAAGGCAAAGACAGTGTCAATTGACGGCTTGATTTCAAGCTTCGTGAAAATATCTGCTACTTCTTGTAATTGCTGACCGTTACTTTCCACAAAGATGAAATGGTAATGCACACCATATTTCGCAGCCATTTTATCAAACTTATGACCTGCTGCTTCAAACAAGAGTTGTTTTGCTATTGGTAACTTCATCCGTTTTGCAAACGCACCATTTGGCATGGCACGAAGGGATACCAAGTGCCCACCCTTTTTCATAATGGACATCTGTTTTTTAGT is a genomic window containing:
- the ccpA gene encoding catabolite control protein A, translated to MNTDDTVTIYDVAREAGVSMATVSRVVNGNKNVKENTRKKVLEVIDRLDYRPNAVARGLASKKTTTVGVVIPNIANAYFATLAKGIDDIADMYKYNIVLANSDESDEKEINVVNTLFSKQVDGIIFMGYHLTDKIRAEFSRSRTPIVLAGTVDLEHQLPSVNIDYAKASKDAVDLLAKNNEKIAFVSGPLVDDINGKVRFAGYKEGLKENGLTFNEGLVFESKYKYEEGYALADRILNAGATAAYVAEDEIAAGLLNGIVDKGIKVPEDFEIITSDDSLVTKFTNPNLTSISQPLYDIGAIAMRMLTKIMHKEELDTREVILNHGIKERKSTK
- a CDS encoding M24 family metallopeptidase — encoded protein: MTKISDILTHLQTSDLDMAVFSDPVSISYLTGFYSDPHERQMFLFISQDSTPLLFVPALDAERARQTVDFAVIGYVDSESPWEKIKAALPAQNHKRIGLEFDNLILTKYHGLKTVFENAEFDNLTPIVNRMRLIKSADEIQKMMIAGKWADKAVQIGFDAISLEKTETDIIAEIEFAMKREGLEMSFETMVLTGNNAANPHGIPGPHKIEKDALLLFDLGVMANGYASDMTRTVAVGQPDQFKKDIYSLTLDAQQAALEMIKPGVTAHEVDRAARKVIEKAGYGEYFNHRLGHGIGMDVHEFPSIMEGNDLVLEEGMCFSVEPGIYIPGKVGVRIEDCGVVTGNGFEVFTSTSKDLLYFE
- a CDS encoding GNAT family N-acetyltransferase, whose translation is MNKPVFDTLDCSRLGSEFYITRVTLEQLNEVFALYQTNPLYFQHCPPKPSRESVKDDLTNYPTSSSPDKKYYLGCWKKNELVAVIDVVLDYPTDKIAWIGLFMVHGQHQQKEFGSKLFHLLEDFLAKAHYPELQLAYVKTYPEAAHFWTKIGFQPTGNEIQQGPLCLVMARKRI
- a CDS encoding alpha/beta fold hydrolase, with product MSYITTKNRYIEVAGEKIAYRELGKGKSNLPLVMLVHLAATLDNWDPKFLDLIAEKQHLIVLDLPGVGASQGKVAATIPGMAEQAVRIIKVLGYERINLLGLSMGGMIAQEMVRLNPDMVQRLILAGTGPRGGKEMDKVTGKTFRYMLRAAFERVDPKRYIFYNHDEQGKIEAEKVLGRMDMRSAEHADKEMNVPGFLTQLKAIKRWGKAREDDLHHITQSTLIVNGDKDMQVPTENSYDMHEKIKGSKLIIYPNAGHGSIFQNADAFAEELLAFLEI